One window of Atribacter laminatus genomic DNA carries:
- a CDS encoding UDP-N-acetylmuramoyl-L-alanyl-D-glutamate--2,6-diaminopimelate ligase, whose product MILKKLFNLNEYGYKNIVDDQLKISGLAFDSRLVRPGYLFFAIPGINTDGHLYIEDAIKRGAAVIVYSDPEISFPPHREQTWIRVVDVRKTMAQISAQFYDHPSREMRLFGVTGTNGKTSTCFFLRNILEDDGHACGLMTTPKNIIGPDVYEAINTTEESLQIQACLKSMLNKGIRQAVLEVSSHGLALGRVDGLFFDAAVITNLVAEHLEFHKSFEHYFSSKKKLIEMVEQNTKKSYPRFVIVNGDDENCRKIITESHLPTFTFGLRPENDVFAEDIEYFVDRTEMKIKTPKGNESVQLSLPGQHAVYNALAATAMAIFSGIEGEKVAQGLEHTHRVPGRWEVVNAGQDFMVIVDFAHNWHGLDSTLSFIKKMVRGKVITVFGCGGERDRNKRPMMGETVARWSDICIITSDNPRHEDPRQTAEDAMQGVSKCKKEVPVESCIILDRREAISQAFSLAQAGDVVFLAGKGPERYQVYHDRIICHNDYDVALELLKERNSS is encoded by the coding sequence TTGATCTTAAAAAAATTATTCAATTTAAATGAATATGGTTATAAAAATATTGTTGATGACCAACTCAAAATCAGCGGGTTAGCTTTTGATTCTCGATTGGTTCGTCCAGGTTATTTGTTTTTTGCCATTCCTGGGATTAATACCGATGGACATCTCTATATTGAAGATGCCATTAAAAGGGGAGCGGCAGTCATTGTCTATTCTGATCCCGAAATTTCATTTCCTCCTCATCGGGAACAAACCTGGATTCGAGTTGTTGACGTGAGAAAGACCATGGCTCAAATTTCTGCTCAATTTTACGATCATCCTTCCCGAGAAATGAGGTTGTTTGGTGTTACTGGCACCAATGGAAAAACCAGCACCTGTTTTTTTCTGCGTAACATTCTTGAAGACGATGGCCATGCCTGTGGTTTGATGACGACGCCAAAAAATATCATTGGTCCAGACGTCTATGAAGCGATTAATACCACCGAAGAGTCGCTGCAGATACAAGCCTGCTTGAAAAGCATGCTAAATAAAGGAATTCGTCAGGCGGTTTTAGAAGTTTCTTCTCATGGTCTGGCTTTAGGGCGAGTCGATGGATTATTTTTCGATGCAGCAGTGATCACCAACTTGGTAGCTGAACACTTGGAGTTTCATAAAAGTTTTGAACATTACTTTTCCAGTAAAAAGAAACTCATCGAAATGGTGGAACAAAATACCAAAAAATCTTATCCTCGTTTTGTGATTGTGAATGGCGATGATGAAAACTGCCGAAAAATTATTACTGAAAGCCACCTTCCGACTTTTACTTTTGGATTACGGCCAGAAAACGATGTTTTCGCTGAAGATATTGAATATTTCGTTGACCGGACAGAAATGAAAATAAAAACTCCAAAAGGAAATGAATCAGTTCAGCTTTCCCTCCCCGGCCAGCATGCGGTTTACAATGCTTTAGCGGCTACGGCTATGGCTATTTTCTCTGGAATAGAGGGTGAAAAAGTTGCTCAAGGCCTGGAGCACACTCACCGAGTTCCTGGGAGGTGGGAGGTAGTCAATGCCGGTCAGGATTTTATGGTTATCGTTGATTTTGCTCATAACTGGCACGGACTCGATAGCACCCTTTCTTTCATTAAAAAAATGGTTCGAGGAAAAGTCATTACAGTATTTGGTTGCGGTGGTGAGCGAGATCGGAACAAGAGGCCGATGATGGGGGAAACTGTTGCTCGCTGGAGCGATATTTGTATAATTACCAGCGATAATCCTCGCCATGAGGATCCTCGACAAACCGCTGAAGACGCCATGCAGGGAGTCAGTAAATGTAAAAAAGAAGTTCCTGTGGAATCTTGTATTATTCTTGACCGACGAGAAGCAATAAGCCAGGCATTTTCTTTAGCTCAAGCTGGTGATGTGGTTTTTTTAGCCGGAAAAGGACCAGAACGTTATCAAGTATATCACGATAGAATCATTTGCCATAATGATTATGATGTGGCATTAGAACTCCTCAAAGAGAGAAATTCATCATGA
- a CDS encoding peptidoglycan D,D-transpeptidase FtsI family protein has translation MSSRRFVHRANFLVMIFFLILGYIVFRMFVLQVVEGNEYREKANMVRFRMEDLLPARGQILDRNGEVLARDTEAISVYCVPRMIENPEKAAQRIAPILGLDTGETREKFESRKSFVWLKRQVPLHLKEDLEKDKIVGIEWNKEYKRYYPHAPHLSHILGFVGIDHQGLEGLEFTLNEELTGKMGYMTFERDGTGKEIPGSLVYLSPQRGYNINLTIDRTIQFYVEKALDEAIEKTKAKGGVVIVNDPRTGDILAMASRPFYDNNHFNDYSPESWRNLAVSMLFEPGSTVKPMIMATALQENKVYLGESFYCGGSIMVYNHRVRDIKSHGQETLEDILINSCNVGTIQIAQRLGEETLYRYLKNFGIGESCETGLNGEEIGLLRKPRNWSALSIGAIPIGQEMLVTPIQLLRSVSSIANRGILMKARLVKKVTDENGKVVREVLPSPIHRVVDEETADIVLNMMRKVVDQGTGKKAAIPGYSIAGKTGTGQKIGEDGRYTINRFYSSFIGFFPVPEPCFGILVVLDEAQGEYYGGDIAAPVFREIVQNIIHYAGIMSENAEVTVY, from the coding sequence GTGAGTTCCAGAAGATTTGTCCATCGGGCAAATTTTCTGGTGATGATATTTTTTTTGATTTTAGGATACATCGTTTTTCGAATGTTCGTCCTGCAAGTTGTTGAAGGGAACGAATATCGGGAAAAAGCCAACATGGTTCGCTTTCGGATGGAGGATCTACTTCCTGCTCGTGGACAAATTTTAGATCGAAATGGCGAAGTCTTAGCTCGCGATACTGAAGCCATATCAGTATATTGTGTCCCCAGAATGATAGAAAACCCCGAAAAAGCTGCTCAGAGAATTGCTCCTATATTGGGGCTTGACACGGGAGAAACTCGAGAGAAATTTGAAAGCCGAAAATCTTTCGTATGGTTAAAACGTCAGGTTCCCCTCCATCTCAAAGAAGACTTAGAAAAAGACAAAATAGTCGGTATTGAATGGAATAAGGAATATAAAAGATATTATCCCCATGCTCCTCACCTCAGTCACATCCTTGGGTTTGTCGGTATTGATCATCAAGGGCTGGAAGGACTCGAGTTTACTTTAAATGAGGAATTGACTGGAAAGATGGGTTATATGACTTTTGAGAGGGATGGAACCGGGAAAGAAATACCGGGAAGCTTAGTATACTTAAGTCCTCAACGTGGTTACAACATAAACCTCACTATCGACCGAACCATTCAGTTTTATGTTGAAAAAGCCCTCGATGAAGCCATCGAAAAAACCAAAGCCAAAGGTGGCGTGGTAATAGTGAACGATCCAAGAACCGGTGATATCTTAGCTATGGCTTCGCGTCCTTTTTATGATAATAATCATTTTAATGACTATTCACCAGAATCCTGGAGAAACTTAGCAGTATCTATGCTATTTGAACCGGGCTCTACCGTGAAACCAATGATTATGGCTACAGCCCTCCAGGAAAATAAGGTTTATCTGGGAGAAAGTTTCTATTGCGGTGGTTCCATAATGGTGTATAATCATCGGGTGCGGGATATAAAAAGTCATGGGCAAGAAACACTCGAAGACATTCTTATTAATTCCTGCAATGTGGGTACAATACAAATCGCCCAACGACTGGGAGAAGAAACGCTCTATCGCTACTTGAAAAATTTTGGTATCGGAGAATCCTGTGAGACCGGTTTGAATGGAGAGGAGATTGGTTTATTGCGGAAGCCTCGAAACTGGTCGGCGCTATCTATCGGTGCCATCCCCATTGGTCAGGAGATGCTGGTTACCCCAATTCAGCTTTTAAGATCAGTTTCATCCATAGCTAATCGCGGGATTCTTATGAAAGCCCGTTTAGTAAAAAAGGTCACCGATGAAAATGGAAAGGTCGTTCGGGAAGTTCTTCCCTCACCAATTCATAGGGTCGTTGACGAAGAAACCGCTGATATAGTTTTAAACATGATGAGGAAAGTCGTTGACCAGGGAACCGGTAAAAAAGCCGCTATCCCAGGATATTCTATTGCGGGGAAAACCGGAACCGGACAGAAAATTGGAGAGGACGGCCGCTATACTATCAATCGGTTTTATTCTTCTTTTATCGGATTCTTTCCGGTTCCCGAGCCCTGTTTCGGAATATTGGTAGTTTTAGATGAAGCCCAAGGTGAATACTATGGAGGCGATATCGCAGCCCCGGTTTTTCGAGAAATCGTTCAAAACATTATTCATTATGCTGGTATTATGTCCGAGAATGCCGAGGTAACGGTCTATTGA
- the rsmH gene encoding 16S rRNA (cytosine(1402)-N(4))-methyltransferase RsmH, whose protein sequence is MFHYHQPVMVAEVIQYLITDPKGVYVDATVGGGGHAKAILEKTTQQAVLIGIDRDREAIDAAGQVLADFGSRVKLVHGSFSAIAEILHQEEVVTIHGVLFDLGVSSRQLDIPERGFSFSQDGPLDMRMNQSQKMDACQVVNTFSEKELADIFFYYGEERKSRKIARSIVNSRQRKPITTTKELEKIIWNCNPGRRGGIHPATRVFMALRIYINHELDELPKALESVLQFMKEGARLVVLSYHSLEDRIVKNFFRNNDQLAVINRKPMTPSLQEIQVNPRARSARMRVAQKMIREEGTLI, encoded by the coding sequence GTGTTTCACTATCATCAACCGGTAATGGTTGCCGAAGTTATTCAGTACTTGATTACCGACCCCAAGGGTGTTTATGTCGATGCAACGGTTGGTGGTGGAGGTCACGCCAAAGCAATATTGGAAAAAACTACTCAGCAGGCAGTTTTAATTGGAATCGATCGTGACCGAGAAGCTATTGATGCAGCAGGGCAAGTATTGGCCGATTTTGGAAGCCGGGTAAAACTGGTTCACGGATCTTTTTCGGCGATAGCAGAAATTCTTCATCAAGAAGAAGTTGTAACTATTCATGGAGTTTTGTTTGATCTTGGCGTTTCTTCTCGACAGTTAGATATTCCAGAAAGAGGTTTTAGCTTTAGTCAGGATGGACCATTGGATATGAGAATGAATCAAAGCCAGAAAATGGATGCCTGTCAGGTTGTTAACACCTTTTCTGAAAAAGAGTTGGCGGATATTTTCTTTTATTACGGTGAAGAGCGAAAGTCGCGTAAAATTGCTCGTTCGATTGTAAATTCGCGTCAGAGAAAACCAATTACTACCACTAAAGAGTTAGAAAAAATTATTTGGAATTGTAATCCGGGACGAAGAGGGGGCATTCACCCAGCAACTCGGGTTTTTATGGCTTTACGGATTTATATTAATCATGAGTTAGATGAATTACCGAAAGCTTTAGAAAGTGTTCTCCAATTTATGAAAGAAGGGGCTCGACTGGTGGTTCTTAGTTATCATTCTCTTGAAGACCGAATCGTTAAAAACTTCTTTCGAAATAATGATCAGCTTGCGGTCATCAATCGCAAGCCCATGACGCCTTCTCTACAAGAAATTCAGGTGAATCCTCGTGCTCGCAGTGCCAGGATGAGAGTCGCTCAGAAGATGATAAGAGAGGAGGGGACTCTAATTTGA
- the mraZ gene encoding division/cell wall cluster transcriptional repressor MraZ produces MLLGQYRHSVDNKGRLIIPNEFRKDLSNTLYVTKGIENCVFVFSETTWQVLAGKIASLPMAKKAGREFARIFLANASEETIDAQGRITIPRHLREYAEIDKKVVTVGIGERMEIWSESLWDQHAAEVEGKYEDITEEIMDTGI; encoded by the coding sequence TTGCTCTTAGGACAATATCGACATTCAGTTGACAATAAGGGAAGGCTCATCATTCCCAATGAATTCAGAAAAGATTTATCCAATACCCTCTATGTTACCAAAGGGATAGAAAATTGTGTATTTGTTTTTTCAGAAACAACCTGGCAGGTTTTAGCTGGGAAAATTGCATCTCTTCCTATGGCAAAGAAGGCAGGAAGAGAGTTTGCCCGGATTTTCTTAGCCAATGCCAGTGAAGAAACCATAGACGCTCAAGGACGTATTACTATTCCCCGTCATTTAAGAGAATATGCAGAAATTGATAAAAAAGTGGTCACGGTTGGAATTGGAGAAAGAATGGAAATTTGGTCGGAATCGCTTTGGGATCAACATGCCGCAGAAGTCGAAGGAAAATATGAAGATATAACTGAAGAAATTATGGATACGGGGATCTGA
- a CDS encoding PHP domain-containing protein yields the protein MVFTEPKNMPERFYRADLHIHSVLSPCAERDMLPHCIILEALEKHLDIIAITDHNSCENVQVTISLGEQFGIWVIPGMEVETREEIHFLTFFPSYQKIFSFYQVLQQFFQPIPLDENLWGEEWVINVAGQIVEKKKELLTFPLSLTVEELYQLVVIQDGVIIPSHVDRSAYSIIGVLGFLPPYPPFPVLEISSATSTSNARSKLKLDDYRLVRFSDAHVLPQVGLVYTEFRMNRPCWAEFKKAIYHMDGRDFFPKE from the coding sequence TTGGTATTCACGGAACCAAAAAACATGCCTGAAAGGTTCTACCGTGCCGATCTTCATATCCACAGCGTATTATCTCCTTGCGCTGAGCGGGACATGTTGCCCCATTGTATTATTTTGGAGGCCTTAGAAAAACACTTAGACATCATAGCAATTACCGATCACAACTCGTGTGAGAATGTACAAGTCACTATTTCTTTAGGCGAGCAATTTGGGATTTGGGTCATCCCGGGCATGGAGGTTGAAACTCGAGAAGAGATTCATTTTCTTACTTTTTTCCCCTCTTATCAAAAAATTTTTTCCTTCTATCAAGTTCTACAGCAGTTTTTTCAGCCAATACCTCTTGATGAAAATCTTTGGGGTGAAGAGTGGGTCATTAACGTTGCCGGGCAGATTGTGGAAAAGAAAAAAGAACTTTTAACTTTTCCTCTTTCGCTGACTGTTGAAGAGCTATATCAGTTGGTGGTAATCCAGGATGGGGTCATTATTCCATCCCATGTCGATCGAAGTGCTTACAGCATTATTGGAGTACTGGGCTTTCTCCCGCCTTATCCCCCTTTTCCAGTTTTGGAAATTTCATCGGCTACATCAACTTCCAATGCCCGTTCGAAGTTGAAGTTAGATGACTATCGCTTGGTTCGCTTTTCGGATGCTCATGTCTTACCTCAAGTCGGCTTGGTGTATACCGAATTTCGTATGAACCGTCCCTGTTGGGCGGAGTTTAAAAAAGCGATTTATCATATGGATGGGAGAGATTTTTTCCCTAAAGAGTAA
- a CDS encoding DRTGG domain-containing protein yields MKVSEIVKPLEAEVLCEGDLINSEITGGYCSDLLSDCIANASEGSVWVTIHSHPNIIAVAVLVGMPCIVISNFQEVDPQTIEKAKKEKITLLRTTLTSYQAVEVLTKFGIHGTKKHA; encoded by the coding sequence TTGAAAGTCAGTGAAATTGTAAAACCACTCGAAGCTGAAGTTCTCTGTGAGGGTGACCTCATTAACAGTGAAATCACCGGAGGATATTGTAGCGATTTACTCAGTGATTGTATTGCCAATGCCAGTGAAGGGAGTGTTTGGGTGACTATTCACTCTCATCCAAACATCATTGCCGTTGCCGTATTGGTGGGTATGCCTTGCATTGTTATCAGTAATTTTCAAGAAGTTGATCCCCAGACGATTGAGAAAGCCAAAAAGGAAAAAATTACCCTTTTGCGAACTACATTAACCAGTTATCAAGCAGTGGAGGTGTTAACCAAGTTTGGTATTCACGGAACCAAAAAACATGCCTGA
- a CDS encoding [Fe-Fe] hydrogenase large subunit C-terminal domain-containing protein: MNPEIFHSVLLDEEKCKGCTHCIRRCPTEAIRVKRGKARIDEDRCIDCGECIRTCPNHAKYGQTDSLELLKDFKYTIALPAPAFYAQFKGNLSLNKLLGGLVRLGFDEVFEVAWAAEILADEIDRYLKKPKLALPVISSACPAVVRLVEVQFPSLIDNLLPLDSPLGLAAKIARKQAMEKGLKPEEIGVFFITPCPAKVMEVRRSSGTLERIDGAISMSSIYPRLINDIDNLPEESSCQLASWKGIGWARSGGEQESLGEGEYMAVDGIHNVISVFEKIEMGELKKVIYCEAQACVGGCIGGVFAVQNPFIAKVNVNHLIKKYSTSRPPEQHQLEEWRKEKAFQRIQPYEIRDVLKLDNDYRKAIEKYQQIEKILEKLPALDCGACGCPTCRSLAEDIVRGKAQEIDCPFLLREKLCEISKEIFDLANRVPQTMSEEGGKKKIESQ; encoded by the coding sequence ATGAATCCAGAAATTTTTCATTCAGTCCTTTTAGATGAAGAAAAATGTAAGGGCTGTACTCATTGTATTCGAAGATGTCCGACTGAGGCCATTCGAGTGAAGAGGGGGAAAGCTCGAATCGATGAAGATCGCTGTATCGATTGTGGTGAGTGCATCCGAACTTGTCCGAATCACGCTAAATACGGCCAAACAGATTCACTGGAATTGTTAAAAGATTTTAAATATACAATAGCCTTACCAGCGCCGGCTTTTTATGCCCAGTTTAAAGGAAATCTATCACTCAATAAGTTGTTGGGCGGTTTGGTAAGGCTGGGGTTTGATGAAGTATTTGAAGTGGCTTGGGCAGCTGAGATTTTGGCTGATGAAATAGATCGATACCTCAAGAAACCCAAGTTAGCTCTACCAGTTATCTCATCGGCATGCCCAGCCGTAGTACGGTTGGTAGAGGTCCAATTTCCCTCACTGATCGACAATCTCCTTCCTCTCGATTCGCCTTTGGGCTTAGCGGCTAAAATAGCTCGAAAGCAAGCTATGGAAAAGGGCCTTAAACCTGAAGAAATTGGAGTCTTTTTCATTACTCCCTGTCCGGCCAAGGTTATGGAAGTCCGACGCTCAAGCGGAACCTTAGAACGGATTGATGGCGCTATATCGATGTCGAGCATTTATCCACGCTTGATCAACGATATCGACAATCTTCCCGAAGAGTCATCTTGCCAACTGGCTTCCTGGAAGGGTATTGGGTGGGCCCGCTCGGGAGGAGAACAAGAATCCCTGGGGGAAGGGGAATATATGGCAGTGGATGGGATTCATAACGTGATTTCAGTTTTTGAAAAGATAGAAATGGGAGAACTCAAAAAGGTTATCTATTGTGAAGCCCAAGCCTGTGTGGGAGGCTGTATTGGAGGAGTTTTTGCCGTTCAGAATCCCTTTATTGCTAAAGTCAACGTCAATCATTTGATCAAAAAGTATTCAACTTCTCGACCTCCAGAACAACATCAGTTAGAAGAGTGGAGAAAGGAGAAAGCTTTCCAGCGAATTCAACCCTATGAGATTCGGGATGTGTTGAAGCTGGATAATGACTATCGGAAGGCAATTGAAAAATACCAGCAAATTGAAAAAATACTGGAAAAACTTCCCGCCCTTGATTGCGGTGCCTGTGGCTGTCCAACCTGCCGATCACTTGCCGAAGATATTGTCAGGGGGAAAGCCCAAGAGATTGATTGTCCCTTCCTGTTACGAGAAAAATTATGTGAAATATCCAAAGAAATTTTTGATTTAGCTAATCGTGTTCCCCAAACCATGAGCGAAGAAGGAGGAAAAAAGAAAATTGAAAGTCAGTGA
- a CDS encoding ATP-binding protein, with product MNPHQPHIEIKKEITGGDFSTAGGISSELKNILQQAGLPPQFIRRVVIATYEAEMNVVIHAYRGTFFTSIYPDHVQVVLEDEGPGIPDVDLAFQEGFSTAPAHIREMGFGAGYGLSNMRKCSNQIDIQTQVGKGTKVMMTFWLDSSRLSSSLPDQKEMS from the coding sequence ATGAACCCACACCAACCCCATATTGAAATTAAAAAGGAAATAACTGGAGGCGATTTTTCGACCGCTGGAGGGATATCCAGTGAGCTTAAAAACATCCTCCAACAAGCTGGCTTACCTCCTCAGTTCATCCGACGGGTGGTAATTGCAACCTATGAAGCTGAGATGAATGTGGTGATCCATGCCTATCGGGGAACATTTTTTACATCGATTTATCCTGACCACGTTCAGGTGGTTCTTGAGGATGAAGGACCGGGGATCCCTGATGTTGATTTAGCCTTTCAAGAGGGGTTTTCAACAGCACCAGCTCATATTCGAGAGATGGGTTTCGGAGCAGGGTATGGTCTATCGAATATGAGGAAGTGTTCAAACCAAATAGACATTCAAACTCAGGTGGGGAAAGGGACCAAGGTGATGATGACTTTTTGGCTTGATTCATCCCGATTGAGTTCGTCTCTTCCTGATCAAAAAGAAATGTCATAA
- a CDS encoding DRTGG domain-containing protein, whose protein sequence is MTLREIKDLLQAEVLTGEELLDIVPTSFCGSDLLSDVLAFTKEKSLLLTGLTNSQVIRTAEMSDLIGIVFVRGKRPDNATIELATIKKIPLLTTRLPMFESCGRLYRGGARGCSEVK, encoded by the coding sequence ATGACCCTACGTGAAATCAAGGACCTTCTACAGGCTGAAGTATTAACTGGAGAAGAATTATTAGATATTGTACCGACCTCGTTTTGCGGGAGTGATCTTTTAAGCGATGTTCTGGCTTTTACTAAAGAAAAGTCACTCCTTCTCACCGGTCTTACCAACTCACAAGTTATCCGGACGGCTGAAATGAGTGATCTCATTGGTATTGTTTTTGTTCGTGGTAAAAGACCGGATAATGCAACCATTGAATTAGCAACCATCAAAAAAATACCCCTTTTAACCACTCGACTCCCTATGTTTGAATCCTGTGGGAGATTATACCGGGGAGGAGCTCGAGGCTGTAGCGAAGTAAAGTAA
- a CDS encoding SPOR domain-containing protein yields MKQFRKRRDPVELIVLLLGGFLVVMLAFFMARGDLDAYTQLLLHGGVKEETTQIVERPFVESDYPEEFEDMTATSQIQEGLIIEEERELIQEKPLVTAAQGEALATPALPPSQPEPTEVPPQSTPPPAGSFYLQAGAFSSEANANNMVNSLREMGFGATVEKSANLYKVKIYGFKTKQEASEAAQRVKSQGIDAFIGQ; encoded by the coding sequence ATGAAACAATTTCGAAAAAGGCGCGACCCAGTTGAGTTGATTGTTCTTCTTCTCGGTGGTTTTTTAGTGGTAATGCTGGCTTTTTTTATGGCACGGGGAGACTTGGATGCCTATACTCAGCTTCTCCTTCATGGAGGAGTCAAAGAAGAAACAACTCAAATAGTGGAAAGACCTTTCGTTGAAAGCGATTATCCTGAAGAATTTGAAGACATGACAGCAACTAGTCAAATTCAAGAGGGGTTGATAATAGAAGAAGAGAGAGAATTGATCCAAGAAAAGCCATTAGTAACAGCTGCACAAGGAGAGGCTTTAGCAACACCAGCACTACCCCCATCCCAACCGGAACCAACAGAGGTTCCTCCTCAGTCGACGCCGCCTCCAGCTGGAAGTTTTTATTTACAGGCGGGAGCATTTTCCAGCGAAGCGAATGCCAATAATATGGTGAATTCTCTTCGAGAGATGGGGTTTGGGGCAACCGTTGAAAAATCAGCAAATTTGTATAAAGTAAAAATTTACGGCTTTAAAACCAAACAGGAGGCATCTGAAGCAGCACAAAGAGTAAAGTCACAAGGAATTGATGCCTTTATCGGTCAGTAA